Proteins co-encoded in one Methylomonas albis genomic window:
- the soxZ gene encoding thiosulfate oxidation carrier complex protein SoxZ, translating into MANSIKIRSQRHDGYTEVKLLITHPMENGRNRDATGQLIPAHFIEQLLVKLNDQLILTTNMAGSISKNPFFTFRLIANSGDRLSAEWTDNRQGKDSAEHLLD; encoded by the coding sequence ATGGCTAACAGTATAAAAATCAGGAGCCAACGGCACGACGGCTATACCGAAGTTAAATTGCTGATCACGCATCCGATGGAAAACGGCCGCAATCGGGATGCCACCGGCCAATTGATTCCGGCGCATTTCATAGAGCAGTTACTGGTTAAATTAAACGACCAACTTATTCTAACCACCAACATGGCTGGCAGCATCTCCAAGAATCCGTTTTTTACGTTCAGATTAATAGCAAACAGCGGTGATAGACTCAGCGCCGAATGGACTGACAATAGACAAGGCAAAGATAGCGCCGAACATCTGCTCGACTAA